In Brassica rapa cultivar Chiifu-401-42 chromosome A06, CAAS_Brap_v3.01, whole genome shotgun sequence, a single window of DNA contains:
- the LOC108872277 gene encoding LOW QUALITY PROTEIN: cyclin-dependent protein kinase inhibitor SMR16 (The sequence of the model RefSeq protein was modified relative to this genomic sequence to represent the inferred CDS: deleted 1 base in 1 codon), which produces MDNKDRCEYLGNSIEGATAYVEPISPLYSGDSGFIALSPLCDHYNDQMRIDSLTTCFDEEIIESLYQNLFSSALCLQIEEPGDGSDIPLSAHCPGAPMQLSRPSRNIDLGFQRKLS; this is translated from the exons ATGGACAATAAAGATCGATGTGAATATCTAGGAAACTCCATTGAAGGAGCAACAGCATATGTGGAACCCATATCCCCTCTCTATAGTGGAGACAGTGGATTCATTGCACTGTCTCCACTCTGTGACCATTACAATGACCAGATGAGGATTGATTCTCTCACTACTTGTTTCGATGAAGAAATCATTGAGTCTTTGTATCAAAACCTCTTTAGTAGTGCTCTATGTCTTCAAATAGAAGAGCCTGGTGATGGTTCCGACATACCACTC TCTGCGCATTGCCCTGGAGCACCCATGCAGCTTTCCAGGCCATCGAGAAACATTGATCTAGGATTTCAAAGAAAGCTCTCCTGA